A region of the Pantoea alfalfae genome:
CCACAGCTGTTCAAACAGCTGCTGATGATGTCCGGCTTTGACCGCTACTATCAGATCGTAAAATGCTTCCGCGATGAAGATTTACGTGCCGATCGTCAGCCAGAGTTTACCCAGATCGACGTAGAAACCTCCTTTATGACTGCGCCACAGGTGCGCGAAATCATGGAGCGTTTAATCCGCAATCTGTGGCAGGACGTGCAGGGCATAGATCTCGGTGCGTTCCCGCAGATGACCTTTGCGGAAGCGATGCATCGCTACGGTTCCGATAAGCCGGATCTGCGTAACCCGATGGAGCTGGTGGACGTTGGCGACCTGCTGAAAAACGTGGAGTTCCAGGTCTTCTCTGGCCCGGCTAACGACGAAAAAGGCCGTGTTGCCGCGCTGCGTGTACCGACGGGTGCGCAGCTGAGCCGTAAGCAGATTGATGAATATGGCAAATTCGTGGAGATTTACGGCGCGAAAGGGCTGGCGTGGATGAAGGTTAACGTCCGTGCAGATGGCCTGGAAGGCGTGCAGAGTCCGGTTGCCAAGTTCCTGAATGCAGAGATCGTTGAAGGCATTCTGAGCCGTACCGGCGCGCAGGATGGCGACATTATCTTCTTTGGTGCTGACCGCGCCAAAGTGGTCGCTGACGCACTGGGTGCGCTTCGCCTGAAAGTGGGCCGCGAGCTGAACATCACCGATGAGAACGCCTGGGCACCGCTGTGGGTGATCGACTTCCCGATGTTCGAAGAGGACGAGGAAGGCGGTCTGGCCGCCATGCACCATCCGTTCACTGCGCCAAAAGAGATGAGCGCAGAAGAACTGGCAGCCGACCCGACACGTGCCGTGGCGAATGCTTATGACATGGTGATCAACGGTTATGAAGTTGGCGGCGGTTCAGTGCGTATCCACAACGGCAAAATGCAGCAGACGGTGTTCAGCATTCTGGGTATTGAAGAGCATGAGCAGCGCGAGAAGTTTGGCTTCCTGCTGGATGCGCTGAAGTTCGGTACACCACCGCATGCAGGCCTGGCTTTTGGTCTGGATCGCCTGACCATGCTGCTGACCGGCACCGACAACATTCGTGACGTTATCGCGTTCCCGAAAACCACGGCGGCAGCCTGCATGATGACCGAAGCGCCAAGCGAAGCGAACCCGGCTTCTCTGCTGGAGCTTGGCATCCAGGTGGTTAAAAAAGAAAAGCCTGAGAATAAATAATGGGCTATAAACACCCGGTTTCAGTGCTGGTCGTCATTTCGGCGCGCGATACTGGCCGGGTGCTGATGCTGCAGCGGCGTGACGATCCCACGTTCTGGCAGTCGGTGACCGGCAGCCTGGAAGCGGGAGAGTCACCGCTGACAACCGCGTGTCGTGAGGTGCATGAAGAGGTCGGCATTAACGTGCTGGCTGAGCAGCTGGAAATAGAGGATTGTCAGCGTCAGATTGATTTTGAAATCTTCCCCCATTTCCGCCATCGCTATGCGCCGGATGTTACCCATAATCACGAGCACTGGTTTCGCCTGCAATTGCCGGAAGAGCGTAATATCACGCTGACCGAGCATCTGGCGTTTCGCTGGCTGGCACCCGCTGACGCTGCAGCATTAACCCGATCATGGAGTAATCGCCAGGCAATTGAAGAATTTATCTGAATGCTCGCCATCGCCCGGTATTCCGGCGGCGGATAGATTAAATTTTATGAATCTGGTGAGTTTTAACAGGACTACACCAACCTATTGAACAGTCAGGCGTCATCCTCGCCACGAAATTGTTCACCGTCAGCGCGAATCCCCTGCGTACACAGATACGTGAGGATAACGCGTAACGCTCGCCTCTCAGGGCCGTCAGGTTGTCACTTACCTGGCTGAGCACCGACGGTAAATAAGCTCGCAGCCAGGAGAGTCTGCACCCTGTAAAAGATCGGAGAATATTTAACATGGCAGGACACAGTAAGTGGGCAAATACCAAACACCGTAAGGCGGCGCAGGATGCCAAGCGCGGCAAAATTTTTACCAAAATCATTCGTGAACTGGTGACGGCGGCCAAGCTGGGTGGTGGCGATCCGGGTTCCAACCCGCGTCTGCGTGCAGCGATGGATAAAGCGCTGGCCAACAACATGACCCGTGACACCATGGATCGCGCCATCGCGCGCGGGGTGGGCGGCGATGACAACGCCAACATGGAGACCATCATTTATGAGGGTTACGGTCCTGGCGGCTCAGCCATCATGATTGAATGCCTGAGTGATAACCGTAACCGTACCGTAGGCGAAGTGCGTCACGCCTTCACCAAAACAGGCGGCAACCTGGGCACCGACGGTTCCGTGGCGTACCTGTTCAACAAAAAAGGTGTGATCTCCTTCGCGCCAGGTCAGGATGAAGACGCGGTGATGGAAGCCGCACTGGAAGCGGGCGGCGAAGACATCGTCACCTATGACGACGGCGCGATTGATGTCTTTACCGCATGGGAAGAGATGGGCACCG
Encoded here:
- the aspS gene encoding aspartate--tRNA ligase, translating into MRTEYCGQLNLSHVGQQVTLCGWVNRRRDLGSLIFIDMRDREGIVQVFFDPDRQDAFKLASELRNEFCIQITGTVRARDEKNKNSDMATGEVEVFAQALTIINRSEPLPLDSNQTNSEEARLKYRYLDLRRPEMVTRLKTRAKITSFVRRFMDDEGFLDIETPMLTKATPEGARDYLVPSRVHKGKFYALPQSPQLFKQLLMMSGFDRYYQIVKCFRDEDLRADRQPEFTQIDVETSFMTAPQVREIMERLIRNLWQDVQGIDLGAFPQMTFAEAMHRYGSDKPDLRNPMELVDVGDLLKNVEFQVFSGPANDEKGRVAALRVPTGAQLSRKQIDEYGKFVEIYGAKGLAWMKVNVRADGLEGVQSPVAKFLNAEIVEGILSRTGAQDGDIIFFGADRAKVVADALGALRLKVGRELNITDENAWAPLWVIDFPMFEEDEEGGLAAMHHPFTAPKEMSAEELAADPTRAVANAYDMVINGYEVGGGSVRIHNGKMQQTVFSILGIEEHEQREKFGFLLDALKFGTPPHAGLAFGLDRLTMLLTGTDNIRDVIAFPKTTAAACMMTEAPSEANPASLLELGIQVVKKEKPENK
- a CDS encoding YebC/PmpR family DNA-binding transcriptional regulator, producing the protein MAGHSKWANTKHRKAAQDAKRGKIFTKIIRELVTAAKLGGGDPGSNPRLRAAMDKALANNMTRDTMDRAIARGVGGDDNANMETIIYEGYGPGGSAIMIECLSDNRNRTVGEVRHAFTKTGGNLGTDGSVAYLFNKKGVISFAPGQDEDAVMEAALEAGGEDIVTYDDGAIDVFTAWEEMGTVRDALEAAGLKADTAEVAMIPTTKAEMDAETAPKLLRLIDMLEDCDDVQEVYHNGEISDEVAETL
- the nudB gene encoding dihydroneopterin triphosphate diphosphatase, which produces MGYKHPVSVLVVISARDTGRVLMLQRRDDPTFWQSVTGSLEAGESPLTTACREVHEEVGINVLAEQLEIEDCQRQIDFEIFPHFRHRYAPDVTHNHEHWFRLQLPEERNITLTEHLAFRWLAPADAAALTRSWSNRQAIEEFI